A genomic segment from Spinacia oleracea cultivar Varoflay chromosome 3, BTI_SOV_V1, whole genome shotgun sequence encodes:
- the LOC130468917 gene encoding uncharacterized protein, which yields MMAQYYLNEAVFWSSFASECSSVEERQLRRYQEAYARDIPVLDQKAGQLMAEMVDLKLLYLQYSREARESAEQIGAEVGKLTFRVEEDAEKIASFDKERKEMAAKFASELEEKDSLLKEMTSKFEAAIKQSQEAEARLQQFVKHREIVQNQADKVPVLQLKIREKDAAIRKLEQERVDLYTADQCREQYWNGILGARRMFAKHMPHFPWNEKVPLWMRAQDHLVECQADRDEAEAERQAALAECFEKGGSLIRGL from the exons atgatggctcagtattatctgaatgag gctgttttctggtcctcgttcgcttccgagtgtagctcggttgaggagaggcaattgaggaggtatcaggaggcttatgctcgtgatatccctgtcttggaccagaaggctgggcagctcatggccgagatggtggacctcaagctactgtaccttcagtacagtcgtgaggctagggaatcggctgagcagatcggggccgaagttgggaagcTTACTTTCCGAGTCGaggaggatgctgaaaagatagcttccttcgacaaggagaggaaagaaatggctgccaagtttgcgagcgaacttgaagaaaaagacagtcttctcaaggagatgacttctaaatttgaggcggccattaagcagagccaggaagcggaggcgaggcttcagcagtttgtcaagcatcgggagattgttcagaaccaagctgacaaggtgcccgttctccagctgaagatccgagagaaggatgctgccattcggaaactggagcaagagagagttgacctctacactgctgatcagtgtagggagcaatactggaatggcatcctgggcgctcggcggatgttcgcgaagcatatgcctcatttcccttggaatgagaaggttccgctctggatgagggcccaggatcacttggtggagtgccaggccgaTCGAGACGAGGCCGAAGCTGagcgccaagctgctcttgcagag
- the LOC110779998 gene encoding mitochondrial carrier protein MTM1: protein MVESEETHINNKPWMRSEESCGDKNEFLSEEINTILMSEPVINDVLLNSQSQNQSQPLKKKWSSDSCSYNLAANALSAAGAAFLSAVIVNPLDVAKTRLQAQAAGAQYAHPLSNSLSRMAVFGPNMLFADLRCSPSCARGGIQGTVSMCPPDCFQYKGTLDVMYKIARQEGITRLWRGTNAGLALAIPMVGIYLPFYDVFRVRMEEFAAENAPSLGPYVPFVAGALARSLACTTCYPIELARTRMQAFKETGKKPPGVLRTLIGIVSHAKSTTTFQSNLHSYRVLWTGLGAQLARDVPFSAICWSTLEPMRRKLSALRGDEASAITILGSNFAAGFVAGSLAAGATCPLDVARTRRQIEKDPVKALRMTTRQTLIEIWRDGGMRGLFAGASPRIARAGPSVGIVVSFYEVVKYVVSTRLT from the exons ATGGTGGAATCTGAAGAAACCCACATCAATAATAAGCCATGGATGAGGTCCGAGGAATCATGTGGAGATAAGAACGAGTTTTTGAGTGAAGAAATTAATACCATTCTCATGTCTGAACCTGTGATTAATGATGTGTTATTGAATTCACAATCTCAAAATCAGTCTCAACCTCTGAAGAAGAAATGGTCAAGTGATTCATGTTCTTATAATTTAGCAGCAAATGCACTTTCTGCTGCTGGTGCTGCCTTCCTCTCTGCTGTCATTGTTAATCCTCTTGATGTTGCCAAG ACAAGGTTGCAAGCACAAGCTGCAGGAGCTCAATATGCACATCCGTTAAGTAACTCCCTTAGTCGTATGGCAGTTTTTGGACCAAATATG CTGTTTGCAGATTTAAGGTGTTCCCCTTCATGTGCAAGAGGTGGTATTCAGGGAACAGTATCAATGTGTCCACCTGATTGTTTTCAGTACAAAGGAACACTGGATGTTATGTATAAAATTGCCAGACAG GAAGGGATTACAAGACTATGGAGAGGAACAAATGCTGGTTTAGCACTGGCTATTCCAATG GTAGGGATATATCTCCCCTTTTATGATGTATTCCGCGTACGCATGGAAGAATTTGCAGCTGAAAATGCTCCAAGTTTAGGGCCATATGTCCCATTTGTCGCCGGTGCTTTGGCACGATCGTTAGCTTGTACCACATGCTATCCAATTGAACTTGCTAGAACTCGGATGCAG GCATTCAAAGAGACTGGAAAGAAGCCTCCTGGTGTATTGAGGACCCTAATTGGGATAGTTTCGCATGCCAAAAGTACAACCACTTTTCAAAGCAATT TGCATAGTTACCGTGTTCTCTGGACCGGCCTTGGAGCACAACTTGCTCGTGATGTTCCCTTTTCCGCAATCTGCTGGTCAACCCTTGAACCT ATGAGGAGGAAACTTAGTGCTCTAAGGGGAGATGAAGCAAGTGCAATCACTATTTTGGGTTCAAATTTTGCTGCTGGATTTGTAGCTGGAAGCTTAGCTGCTGGTGCTACATGCCCTTTGGATGTGGCTAGAACACGCAGACAAATAGAG AAAGATCCTGTCAAGGCACTCAGGATGACCACGCGGCAGACTCTAATAGAGATCTGGAG GGATGGAGGAATGAGGGGACTCTTTGCAGGTGCTAGCCCTCGAATTGCTCGTGCAGGACCTTCTGTCGGGATTGTGGTTTCCTTCTACGAAGTTGTAAAATACGTTGTCAGTACTAGGTTAACTTAA